The Phaeocystidibacter marisrubri genomic interval ATTTATGCAGAAGACTACGAAAGACGTGAACCGTATCATGCACATGCCACAGCAGAGTGGATTTTTGCGGATGAAACGGAAGATGACAAAATTGTGATTCAACACATTTTGGTGGTGAACGATTCCATCATCGTAAAACACTGGAGACAAGATTGGTTGTTCGAAAACACAGACATCCACAACTTCATGGGAGATTCCAAATGGGATTATGTCAAGCTTGATGAAAACTCTGCAGAAGGTCAGTGGACACAGAAGGTCTACCAAGTGGATGACAGTCCCCGCTACCAAGGAAGCGCAACATGGGTACACGTTGATGGTCGATCTTTTTGGGAAAGCACTACCAACGCGCCACTTCCTAGACGTGAATACACCAAGCGCAGCGACTATAATGTCATGGAGCGTACCAACCGCCATGAAATCACAGAAAATGGATTTGATCACATTCAAGAAAACATCAAAACCGTTCTGAAAGACGGCGAGAAAACACCTATTGTTAGCGAAGCCGGCCTCAACCGCTACACCTCTACTGATGATTCAAAATGTGAGGTAGCACGAGTTTGGTGGAATGAGCACAAGGCATACTGGAGAACCGTTCGTTCGGTATGGGACGAAATTCTCCTTCCGAACAACAACGTAGAGATTGAATCTTTTGTAGACGGCAAACTCCTTTGGAAAGCATTGTACGCTTTTGAAGAAGAATCAAAAGACCTTTCTGAAACCGAATTACGTGAAGAGCTGAAAGAACTGATGAATGAGTACGTCACACTCACTCCAACTGTAAGCTCTGTAGAATAAGCATAGTTGTGTGTTGCACTTTGTGCAATTGCCCTGAGTCTGGAACCCTTCAGACTCAGGGTTTCACTTTGAACTGAAGCAAATTGAACCGCACGTTCCCCCTCACCCTACTCTTACTCCTGACCTCCCTCACAGCATGGAGTCAGCATACTATTCACATTGTGGACGAAAACAAGTTGCCTGTTCCGTACGCTTGTGTGAAGATTAAGTCGCCCAGTGGAACGGTTGAAAACGTGATTTTCTCCAACCGTGAAGGTCAAATCACCATCAATAAGCAAACCGATGGTAACCAACTGATTGCAATTGATGCCTTGGGATATTCTACCTACGAAACCCGACTTACTCAGATCCCAGCTACCGTTCAACTAGAACCCCGTTCTGAGATCCTACAAGACATCGTCGTTACCGGACAACATGCGCCAACCACCGCAGAGGCTGCGGTTCACGATGTTCGCGTCATCCAAAAATCTCGCATTGAACAAATGGGCGCCAACAATGTGAGCGAAATCCTCTCTAAAGAATTGAACCTCAGAAGCTATCAAGACAATGTTCTTGGAAGCCAGATGGAAATGCAAGGCGTTTCAGGACAAAATATCAAGGTTCTCATCGATGGAGTCCCGGTGGTCGGCCGACTAGACGGTAACATCGACCTTAGTCAGATTGACGCCAACAGCGTGGAGCGCATAGAAGTCATTAAAGGTCCTCTCTCCGTGCAATACGGCACCGACGCCCTCGGTGGAACCATCAACATCATCACCAAGCCAAACACCAACGTCACCGCAGCTCAAATTAAAACCTACTATGAGTCGGTGGGACAATACAACACCCACCTCAACCTTAACCTAGGCACCTCCAAACACCAAGTTAAATTCAACGGTGGCCGACAATACTTTGACGGTTGGTCCAATGGAGACCCTCAATTCCAATATCTATCTGAAATAATCAGCGATTCATCCCGCTTCCAAACTTGGAAACCCAAACTCCAATGGATGGGACGTCTGAACTACGACTATAACCCACGACAAAACCTCAACATCGGATTAGGAGCCTCTATCTACACGGAAGAAATGACCAACAGGGGTTTACCTCGCGGTCCCTATGGAGAAACGGCATTTGACGATATATACCAAACCGATAGAAACGACGCTTCCATTCGAGTGAATTGGAAAACCCCATCGAACTCTCAACTCAACATTCTCACAGCCTACAATTACTACAACCGCACAAAGAACACCTTTGTAAGAAACCTCACGAACCTCGACTCTGAATTATCGTCGAACTCCGGCGACCAAGACACCACTCGATTTGATTCCTGGATGAGCAGAGGTACTTGGAGTTCTTCCGCCGACAGCAATGCCGTGCGATACTCCTTGGGTTACGATATGAACATGGAATCTACTGTAGGAAGACGCATTGAAAACGGACGGCAACAAATTACCAATATTGCAGGCTTCACCGATGTTGAATGGAACATTACTGAAGCTTTGATTCTTCGCCCCGGCGTACGCTTCGGCTACAACAGCACCTTCGAAATTCCTGTGATTCCCTCCTTCCAACTCCGCTGGGGAAAGCGCGAAAACGTGATGCGCTTCTCCTATGCTCGAGGATTTAGATCACCTTCATTGAAAGAACTCTATTTCGATTTTGTAGATATCAACCACGACATCCATGGCAACACCTCTCTTCTTCCTGAAGATGGCCACAATTTTCGAGTGAGCTTTCATCACAACCACACGTTCAGTGGAGGTCGTTTTAACTGGTGGGTGGAATCCTTCTACAACGATATTCAAAACCTCATCTCCCTCGCTCAGACCGGAAGTTCCACACTCTACAGCTATGTGAATATAGGCGAGTTTCAATCCATGGGAATCAATTTGGGAACCGCTTTGAGTTACGAGCAGTGGTCTATTGATCTTGGAGTCGCATACACAGGGCAATCTGGTCGAACCATCGAATTAGCCGAAGAACCCGTACTCTACAGCCCAGAAATTCAGAGCACCTTAAAGTATTTCATCCCTAGCATCAACCTCAATCTAAGCCTATTCTACAAGTACAATGGCGTGCAACTGGGGTACGGAATAGATTCGGACGACCAGGTTTACCAAACGCGAATTGACGACTATCACTCCATGGACCTAACCGCATCAACTTCCTTCTTTAAGCGCAAGTTGAAACTTACAGCAGGCGCTAAAAACCTCTTCAACGTCACCTTACTAAACGCAACCTCAAGTAGTGGAGCGCATTCAGGAGGTGGCTCCATCCCTCAAAACTGGGGAAGATCCTACTTCATCGGATTATCATATACCATCGGAAAATGAGAATCACAATACTCACCACTGCTGTTCTTCTTCTCAGCGCTTGCCAGCCTGACGAGGTAGCCATTCCAGGCCATACATCTGGTTCAGAAGAAAGTCATTCTGTAGAAATCGGGCCTGATTACAGCCATCAACTGTACTACAGTTTAGAAGAAAAAACCGTGATTCGTCAGAATGTAAAGACCGAATGGGATCTCGGCTTCGAATCCGCAGAAGAAGGCTATCACATCGTCTTGAATTCCGCCCTTTACAATGCAGTTGCACATGTAAACAAAGAGTTCTCATCGCCTCTTCAACTCGACAGTCTTGATTGGAAATACGACTCTTCCAAGGGAGATTTAGACAGCACTGCTTTTGGCGACTACCGTCAGCTTACCGGATTTTTTGCGTTAGACCTTGGACGTAACGTTGACGGTAGTTCCAGAGGCTATATTCGACTGCAAATACTCAGTCATTCTGAAAGCGAATACTCCATTCGAGTGGCCGATTTGGCCTTGACTTCAGAAGACACTTTCACCATTGCAAAAGCAGCGAATACTACCTACACATGCTTCAGCATAGATCGTCGATCTGTGGTTGACATAGAGCCTCATCGTGCGGGTTGGGATCTTTGGTTTACGCCCTACACTTATGTATTCCACAATCCCCCCCTTCCCTACTCGGTTACTGGAGTTCTCATCAACCCACACCAAGTGGAAGTGGCAATTTCTAGCGATTCATGGGAGAATACCACCTATGAATCCAGCACCGCGCTCTCCTTCTCCAGTCAACACGATGTGATTGGCTATGAATGGAAAGAGTACAACTTCGATTCAGGACTTTACGAAATCGACAATTCCATCATTTATGTGATTCGAAGCGTATCGGGTAAAATTTACAAACTCCGGTTTACTGATTTCTACAACAATGTTGGAGAAAGAGGCTATCCGACGTTTGATTTGGTAGAACTCTAAGGTGACGTATACTGAAACTAGGTTACGGTTACCTACTTTGCATGAGGCCCCATAGCCAATACGTATTGCAAAATCAGATTCTCATCAGAAGGTGTGAGGGTAGAACCTTTTCTGTTTGCCTTCGGAACCATGGCTGGAACAAGACGTCTCCACTCCTCCTCGGTATAGGCTTTCGGATCTTCTAAGCCGTGACACTTATTGCAATTCGCAGAGTACAACTCGTAGCCTTTGGTCAATTCCGCAAGCGTGAGGTCCGGGTTAGCAGTGCTTACTCTCTCTACATCAGAAGTTGTTGGGGAAGCCAATTGAGCGGAGCCACATGAGGCTAGAAATGCGATGGATAGTACAACGCCATATTTGATAACCTTCATTAAATCTAGTTTTCAGTTGAATTTTTGAATCTGTCCAATTTAGAAATATTCTCTCTACTACACTTGTACGACTCAATGGACTTCCACGTACAAATGGTATATTGTGGTAAACCTAACCACTATGCCTCGACACTATTTCCTCCTCTCCTTCCTATTGTTGTTTTGTATTTCGAACGCCGGAATGAGTCAGACAGAACCTGAAGGCAAGCCCAATTCCATCGGTGTATTAATCGGTCATAGCATCATTCCAAAGGGGGCTAAAAACGGTATAACCACTGCCATTATAACTCCCTCTTGGGCGATCGATTACAATTATGCCCTTCCCAATGGAATCACGCTTGGATGGCACAATGAAATCATCATTGAATCCTTCGAATACGAATCAACTGAAAATCAAGGTATAGTAATCGAACGATCCCGACCAATAGCCTCTTGCATCACTGCCGGTTATCAATACAAATCGATTCTCGCTTACATCGGCGGAGGCCTTGAAACAGCCAAAGAGGGCAACTACGGACTGTTTAGAATAGGCGCAGACTACTCCCTAGAAATGAGGTGGGATATGGAGTTTGTGATGGCCGTTAACTGGGATCTCAAAGTAGATGCGTACGATAGCTACGGCATTTCTGCAGGCATCGCTAAGAGATTCTAACTATCTTTCTGATTCGAGCACAACCTTCAACTAAATAAGAAATCAACACGATAGATGAAATACCCGCTACTCCTTTTAGCTGTTGCATTTAGCCTTCTCAGTTCTTGTAACTCCACGCCAGATCCCGAACACGAGGGCATGGTTTGGATTGAAGGAGGAACATACCGTGTAGGAAACGAAGGTTCGGAAGCCAAGAATGTAGAAGGCCCGGTTTACGAAGTTGAAGTGGACGGATTTTGGATGGATGAAACCGAAGTGACCAATGCTCAATTCAGGGCATTTGTAGAAGCTACAGGCTACAAAACCGTGGCAGAACGTCCAGTAGATTGGGAGGAAATCAAGAAGCAACTTCCTCCAAACACACCTCGACCACCGGATTCTATTCTTCAGCCTGGCTCATTGATTTTTGAACCAGCACAAGCCGCCAACTTATACGATTTGTCGCAGTGGTGGAAATGGGAATTAGGCGCCGATTGGAAGCATCCTCACGGTCCGAACAGTTCCATTGAAGGAAAAGACCAGCATCCGGTCGTTCACATCGCATTTGAAGACGCACAAGCCTACGCCAATTGGGCGGGCAAGAGTTTACCAACCGAAGCACAATGGGAAATTGCTGCGC includes:
- a CDS encoding DUF6607 family protein, producing the protein MKKLALLSLSLLSVPTLAQSQEDRDAILAQCGCKEVEFDFVETFIYAEDYERREPYHAHATAEWIFADETEDDKIVIQHILVVNDSIIVKHWRQDWLFENTDIHNFMGDSKWDYVKLDENSAEGQWTQKVYQVDDSPRYQGSATWVHVDGRSFWESTTNAPLPRREYTKRSDYNVMERTNRHEITENGFDHIQENIKTVLKDGEKTPIVSEAGLNRYTSTDDSKCEVARVWWNEHKAYWRTVRSVWDEILLPNNNVEIESFVDGKLLWKALYAFEEESKDLSETELREELKELMNEYVTLTPTVSSVE
- a CDS encoding TonB-dependent receptor plug domain-containing protein; its protein translation is MNRTFPLTLLLLLTSLTAWSQHTIHIVDENKLPVPYACVKIKSPSGTVENVIFSNREGQITINKQTDGNQLIAIDALGYSTYETRLTQIPATVQLEPRSEILQDIVVTGQHAPTTAEAAVHDVRVIQKSRIEQMGANNVSEILSKELNLRSYQDNVLGSQMEMQGVSGQNIKVLIDGVPVVGRLDGNIDLSQIDANSVERIEVIKGPLSVQYGTDALGGTINIITKPNTNVTAAQIKTYYESVGQYNTHLNLNLGTSKHQVKFNGGRQYFDGWSNGDPQFQYLSEIISDSSRFQTWKPKLQWMGRLNYDYNPRQNLNIGLGASIYTEEMTNRGLPRGPYGETAFDDIYQTDRNDASIRVNWKTPSNSQLNILTAYNYYNRTKNTFVRNLTNLDSELSSNSGDQDTTRFDSWMSRGTWSSSADSNAVRYSLGYDMNMESTVGRRIENGRQQITNIAGFTDVEWNITEALILRPGVRFGYNSTFEIPVIPSFQLRWGKRENVMRFSYARGFRSPSLKELYFDFVDINHDIHGNTSLLPEDGHNFRVSFHHNHTFSGGRFNWWVESFYNDIQNLISLAQTGSSTLYSYVNIGEFQSMGINLGTALSYEQWSIDLGVAYTGQSGRTIELAEEPVLYSPEIQSTLKYFIPSINLNLSLFYKYNGVQLGYGIDSDDQVYQTRIDDYHSMDLTASTSFFKRKLKLTAGAKNLFNVTLLNATSSSGAHSGGGSIPQNWGRSYFIGLSYTIGK
- a CDS encoding HmuY family protein, encoding MRITILTTAVLLLSACQPDEVAIPGHTSGSEESHSVEIGPDYSHQLYYSLEEKTVIRQNVKTEWDLGFESAEEGYHIVLNSALYNAVAHVNKEFSSPLQLDSLDWKYDSSKGDLDSTAFGDYRQLTGFFALDLGRNVDGSSRGYIRLQILSHSESEYSIRVADLALTSEDTFTIAKAANTTYTCFSIDRRSVVDIEPHRAGWDLWFTPYTYVFHNPPLPYSVTGVLINPHQVEVAISSDSWENTTYESSTALSFSSQHDVIGYEWKEYNFDSGLYEIDNSIIYVIRSVSGKIYKLRFTDFYNNVGERGYPTFDLVEL
- a CDS encoding c-type cytochrome; the encoded protein is MKVIKYGVVLSIAFLASCGSAQLASPTTSDVERVSTANPDLTLAELTKGYELYSANCNKCHGLEDPKAYTEEEWRRLVPAMVPKANRKGSTLTPSDENLILQYVLAMGPHAK
- a CDS encoding formylglycine-generating enzyme family protein, with translation MKYPLLLLAVAFSLLSSCNSTPDPEHEGMVWIEGGTYRVGNEGSEAKNVEGPVYEVEVDGFWMDETEVTNAQFRAFVEATGYKTVAERPVDWEEIKKQLPPNTPRPPDSILQPGSLIFEPAQAANLYDLSQWWKWELGADWKHPHGPNSSIEGKDQHPVVHIAFEDAQAYANWAGKSLPTEAQWEIAALGGNGPSDFAWGNELTPEGEYLANYFQGTFPDGNSAADGYSTTAPVKSFPPNDYGLYDMIGNVWEWTSDWYRPDTHRSNKALAKVRGCVNPNGPSQSYDPNDPLVPKRVTKGGSFLCSSEYCSNYRPSARMATAFDSGQEHLGFRCVSK